One Prodigiosinella aquatilis DNA window includes the following coding sequences:
- the acpP gene encoding acyl carrier protein, producing the protein MSTIEERVKKIIVEQLGVKAEEVVNNASFVDDLGADSLDTVELVMALEEEFDTEIPDEEAEKITTVQAAIDFIQANQQ; encoded by the coding sequence ATGAGCACTATCGAAGAACGCGTTAAGAAAATCATCGTTGAGCAGCTTGGTGTTAAAGCGGAAGAAGTGGTAAATAATGCTTCTTTCGTAGATGACCTCGGCGCTGATTCTCTTGACACTGTTGAGCTGGTAATGGCACTGGAAGAAGAGTTTGATACTGAAATTCCAGATGAAGAAGCTGAAAAGATTACAACTGTTCAGGCAGCCATTGATTTCATTCAGGCTAATCAGCAGTAA
- the fabF gene encoding beta-ketoacyl-ACP synthase II — MSKRRVVVTGLGMLSPVGNTVESSWNTLLAGQSGINLIDHFDTSAYATRFAGLVKDFNCEEFISRKEARKMDSFIQYGIVAGIQAMQDSGLEVTETNAPRIGAAIGSGIGGLGLIEENHNSLVHGGPRKISPFFVPSTIVNMVAGHLTIMYGLRGPSISIATACTSGVHNIGHAARIIAYDDADVMLAGGAEKASTPLGVGGFGAARALSTRNDNPQAASRPWDKDRDGFVLGDGAGIMVLEEYEHAKKRGAKIYAEIVGFGMSSDAYHMTSPPEDGAGAALAMVNALRDAGVSTSQVGYINAHGTSTSVGDKAETQAVKSVFGADASRVLISSTKSMTGHLLGAAGAIESIFSILALRDQAVPPTINLDNPDEGCDLDFIPHEARQVANVEYTLCNSFGFGGTNGSLVFRKI; from the coding sequence GTGTCTAAGCGTCGAGTAGTTGTGACTGGTCTGGGCATGTTATCTCCTGTCGGCAATACAGTAGAGTCAAGTTGGAATACTTTGCTTGCCGGTCAGAGTGGTATCAACCTGATTGACCATTTTGATACTAGTGCCTATGCAACGCGTTTTGCTGGCTTAGTAAAAGACTTTAACTGTGAGGAATTTATCTCGCGTAAAGAAGCACGCAAGATGGATTCTTTTATTCAATACGGAATTGTGGCCGGTATTCAAGCCATGCAGGATTCTGGTCTTGAGGTTACGGAAACCAATGCTCCCCGTATTGGGGCCGCAATTGGTTCTGGTATTGGTGGCTTAGGACTTATTGAAGAAAACCATAACTCCCTGGTTCATGGCGGGCCTCGTAAAATCAGTCCGTTTTTTGTCCCGTCTACCATTGTTAATATGGTCGCGGGGCATCTGACTATTATGTATGGTCTGCGCGGGCCAAGTATTTCTATTGCTACAGCGTGCACATCTGGTGTGCATAATATTGGCCATGCTGCACGCATTATTGCTTATGATGATGCGGACGTGATGTTGGCTGGTGGGGCTGAAAAAGCCAGTACGCCATTGGGTGTCGGCGGTTTTGGCGCTGCCCGTGCATTGTCGACTCGTAACGATAATCCGCAGGCTGCCAGTCGGCCCTGGGATAAAGACCGTGATGGTTTTGTTCTGGGTGATGGTGCCGGTATTATGGTACTCGAAGAGTATGAGCACGCTAAAAAGCGCGGTGCCAAAATTTATGCAGAAATAGTGGGTTTTGGTATGAGCAGCGATGCTTACCATATGACTTCACCACCAGAAGATGGTGCTGGAGCTGCATTGGCAATGGTAAATGCGCTACGTGATGCCGGAGTTAGTACCTCTCAGGTGGGATATATCAATGCGCATGGAACCTCAACATCTGTAGGCGACAAAGCGGAAACGCAAGCTGTCAAATCCGTCTTTGGGGCAGATGCCTCCCGCGTGCTGATTAGTTCAACAAAATCCATGACCGGTCATCTGTTAGGTGCGGCAGGTGCTATTGAGTCTATCTTCAGTATTCTTGCACTGCGTGATCAGGCTGTACCACCGACGATCAATCTGGATAACCCTGACGAGGGATGTGATCTGGACTTTATTCCTCATGAAGCACGTCAGGTAGCCAACGTAGAATACACTTTGTGTAATTCCTTTGGATTTGGTGGTACTAACGGCTCACTGGTATTCCGTAAGATCTAA
- the rluC gene encoding 23S rRNA pseudouridine(955/2504/2580) synthase RluC: MKTDNPSVQFLTISAEEAGQRIDNFLRTHLKGVPKSMIYRILRKGEVRVNKKRVKPEYKLLDGDEIRLPPVRQSERAESTVSASLDKVSALADCIIYEDDYLLVLNKPSGTAVHGGSGLSFGVIEALRALRPESRFLELVHRLDRDTSGVLLVAKKRSALRALHEQLRMKNMQKDYLALVRGQWQSHCKAVQAPLFKNVLQSGERIVRVNSEGKASETHFKVEERFEHATLVKASPVTGRTHQIRVHAQYAGHPIACDDRYGDRDFDRQLAETGLKRLFLHAQALRFEHPNTGETLRIEAPMDKELQRCLRVLRQAKK, from the coding sequence ATGAAAACAGATAATCCATCAGTACAATTTTTGACGATTTCTGCTGAAGAGGCAGGTCAACGAATAGACAATTTTTTGCGCACTCATCTTAAAGGTGTGCCAAAAAGCATGATTTATCGCATTTTGCGTAAAGGTGAAGTGCGTGTGAATAAGAAAAGGGTTAAGCCGGAATATAAATTGCTTGATGGCGATGAGATCCGTCTTCCGCCCGTACGGCAGTCAGAACGGGCTGAGAGCACTGTTTCGGCCAGCCTTGATAAAGTCTCTGCATTAGCAGATTGCATAATTTATGAAGACGACTATCTATTAGTGCTGAATAAACCTTCTGGTACCGCTGTACATGGTGGCAGTGGCCTCAGCTTCGGCGTTATTGAGGCATTGCGGGCTCTGAGGCCGGAGTCACGTTTCCTTGAACTGGTACACCGACTGGATCGGGATACGTCTGGTGTGTTGCTGGTGGCTAAGAAACGTTCTGCGTTACGGGCTCTTCATGAGCAATTACGGATGAAAAATATGCAGAAGGATTACCTGGCGCTGGTTCGGGGACAATGGCAATCTCATTGCAAAGCTGTGCAGGCACCACTATTTAAGAATGTTCTTCAAAGCGGAGAACGTATTGTCCGGGTAAATAGTGAAGGAAAAGCATCAGAGACTCATTTTAAAGTCGAAGAGCGGTTTGAACATGCTACGTTGGTCAAAGCCAGCCCCGTAACAGGAAGGACACACCAAATTCGGGTGCATGCGCAATATGCTGGCCATCCTATCGCTTGTGATGACCGTTATGGTGATCGTGATTTTGACCGACAACTGGCGGAAACCGGATTAAAACGGCTCTTTCTTCATGCGCAGGCGCTACGCTTTGAACATCCTAATACGGGAGAAACATTGCGGATCGAAGCTCCAATGGATAAGGAACTACAGCGCTGTCTGCGGGTTTTGCGACAGGCTAAAAAATGA
- a CDS encoding nucleoside triphosphate pyrophosphatase: MHQIVLASTSIYRKSLLEKLDIPFICASPNVDETPLPGEDATALVIRLAAAKAQTLATQYPRHLIIGADQVCVLSGEITGKPHNKDNAMRQLRQISGNCVTFFTGLSLLNSGTQHLQCITEPFDVYFRHLSDTEIEHYVDKEQPWDCAGSFKSEGLGITLFERLSGRDPNTLIGLPLIALLEMLRKEGVHPLLQ, translated from the coding sequence ATGCATCAAATCGTTCTCGCATCTACTTCTATTTATCGCAAGTCTCTGCTGGAAAAGCTGGATATCCCTTTTATTTGTGCATCACCCAACGTGGATGAGACACCACTCCCCGGGGAAGATGCCACTGCGCTTGTCATACGTCTGGCAGCAGCGAAAGCACAGACACTGGCTACCCAATATCCCAGACATTTAATCATCGGTGCTGATCAAGTTTGTGTTCTGTCTGGCGAAATCACAGGGAAACCTCATAACAAGGATAATGCTATGCGGCAACTACGTCAGATTAGCGGGAATTGTGTTACTTTTTTTACCGGATTATCACTGTTAAATAGTGGGACACAACATCTTCAATGTATCACAGAGCCTTTTGACGTGTACTTCCGTCACCTTAGCGACACAGAGATCGAACATTACGTAGATAAAGAACAACCCTGGGATTGCGCTGGCAGTTTCAAAAGTGAAGGGTTGGGGATCACATTATTTGAAAGATTGTCAGGCCGCGATCCCAATACCCTAATTGGACTACCGTTAATTGCTTTATTGGAAATGCTGCGTAAAGAAGGGGTTCACCCACTCCTGCAATAA
- a CDS encoding beta-ketoacyl-ACP synthase III translates to MYTKIIGTGSYLPAQIRTNADLEKMVDTSDEWIVTRTGIRERRIAAPDESVATMGCRAAQKALEMADVDKNKVGLLIVATTSSSHAFPSSACQIQQMLGIKDTIAFDLAAACAGFTYALSVADQYVKNGAVDYALIIGADTLSRTLDPTDRGTLILFGDGAGAMLLTKSEESGIISTHLHADGRYAQLLTLPNPERTGQESAYLTMAGNEVFKVAVTELAHIVEETLVASNHDKSELDWLVPHQANLRIISATAKKLGMSMDKVVVTLDRHGNTSAASVPSALDEAVRDGRIKRGQLILLEAFGGGFTWGSALVRF, encoded by the coding sequence ATGTATACAAAAATTATCGGAACGGGAAGCTATTTGCCCGCACAAATCAGGACAAATGCTGATTTAGAAAAAATGGTGGATACGTCAGACGAATGGATTGTTACTCGTACCGGTATCCGTGAACGACGCATTGCGGCACCTGATGAAAGTGTTGCAACAATGGGGTGTCGTGCGGCTCAGAAAGCGCTTGAAATGGCAGACGTGGATAAAAACAAGGTTGGATTGCTGATTGTTGCAACGACTTCCTCCAGTCATGCCTTTCCAAGTTCGGCTTGCCAGATCCAGCAAATGCTGGGAATCAAAGATACTATCGCCTTTGATCTTGCGGCCGCCTGTGCTGGTTTTACTTATGCACTTAGTGTTGCTGACCAGTATGTGAAAAATGGTGCAGTGGATTATGCTTTGATAATTGGAGCAGATACATTGTCTCGTACTTTGGATCCGACCGATCGTGGCACACTGATCCTGTTCGGTGACGGTGCAGGTGCAATGCTGTTAACCAAATCTGAAGAGTCAGGCATTATTTCCACACACTTACATGCAGATGGCCGCTATGCTCAGTTACTGACGTTACCCAATCCGGAGCGTACTGGTCAAGAATCCGCTTACCTGACAATGGCGGGTAATGAGGTTTTTAAAGTTGCGGTGACGGAATTGGCCCACATCGTTGAAGAAACGCTGGTGGCATCTAATCACGATAAAAGTGAATTGGATTGGTTAGTGCCCCATCAGGCAAACCTACGCATCATTAGCGCAACGGCTAAAAAATTAGGTATGAGCATGGATAAGGTTGTTGTGACTCTGGATCGCCATGGTAATACTTCAGCCGCTTCAGTTCCTTCCGCTTTGGATGAGGCGGTGCGTGATGGGCGTATCAAACGCGGACAATTAATCTTGTTGGAGGCCTTTGGTGGCGGTTTTACCTGGGGTTCGGCATTGGTTCGTTTTTGA
- the rne gene encoding ribonuclease E: MKRMLINATQQEELRVALVDGQRLYDLDIESPGHEQKKANIYKGKITRIEPSLEAAFVDYGAERHGFLPLKEIAREYFPSNYASHGRPNIKDVLREGQEVIVQVDKEERGNKGAALTTFISLAGSYLVLMPNNPRAGGISRRIEGDDRTELKEALGSLQLPDGMGLIVRTAGVGKSADSLQWDLAFRLKHWEAIKKAAEGRQAPFLIHQESNVIVRAFRDYLRQDIGEILIDNPKVLELAKEHIAALGRPDFSSKIKLYSGEIPLFSHYQIESQIESAFQREVRLPSGGSIVIDSTEALTAIDINSARATRGGDIEETAFNTNLEAADEIARQLRLRDLGGLIVIDYIDMTPVRHQREVENRLRDAVRQDRARIQIGRISRFGLLEMSRQRLSPSLGESSHHVCPRCSGMGTIRDNESLSLSILRLIEEEALKENTQEVHAIVPVPIASYLLNEKRDAVNAVEKRQGGVRAIIVPHDGMETPHYSVVRVRKGEEKPTLSYLLPQLLEAETQQALEEQQPIERKIPEQPALTTFTMPDIPLSEKKVPAVSPATSSETNSAPTEPGLFGRLFGALKGIFASPATETDKKEDIVPVVTEEPRQERRNNSRRQSSNRRDRTPRENREPREDQRRNKRVQNVVSDDDQNQSGTAAVTTEKAPHDEQRREQRADRQKRRQEEKRPTQPEVKALDTTVESAEETSPLAEQDKPAPVMQRRQRRQLTQKVRVRDVSTTDDVVDTSIGIIEEVSLVLPRQADVEEATVEVEGNSNGVENHQITETNRGGTTGENGMPRRSRRSPRHLRVSGQRRRRYRDERYPVSSPMPLAQAASAPEIASGKVWIKYPVAQPQLPEVPEEQIQDVVPSSELPLLPVAAATENTLATETIVTETSHDMSPEVKSVATEAEVNTIIAPEEAVSAQSPSPLETHVSHDVSPALETDINIIEEVAALTQETSSDVAVQPIVEEMQEVVPLSPQIIDVQPVAEQPEPYVAAPQSAPSPVIEQHDADDKSHYHHATAPMTKAPAPSYVPDTPKLSDWQRSGYHFDGKGSAGGHAAANQASVPATKPSSTTED, encoded by the coding sequence ATGAAAAGAATGTTGATTAACGCAACTCAGCAAGAAGAGTTGCGTGTTGCCTTGGTTGATGGTCAACGCCTCTATGATTTGGACATTGAAAGTCCGGGTCATGAACAAAAGAAAGCAAATATCTACAAAGGTAAAATCACACGCATTGAGCCAAGTCTGGAAGCAGCATTTGTTGATTATGGTGCAGAACGACATGGTTTCCTCCCACTTAAAGAAATCGCGCGCGAATATTTCCCCAGTAATTACGCTTCTCACGGTCGCCCGAACATCAAAGATGTTTTGCGTGAAGGACAAGAAGTTATCGTTCAGGTCGATAAAGAAGAGCGTGGTAACAAAGGGGCAGCTCTTACAACGTTTATCAGTCTGGCCGGCAGTTATCTGGTGCTAATGCCAAACAATCCAAGAGCCGGCGGAATTTCTCGCCGAATTGAAGGTGATGACCGTACAGAACTGAAAGAAGCACTGGGCTCATTACAACTACCCGATGGTATGGGACTTATTGTCCGTACCGCCGGTGTCGGTAAATCGGCTGACTCTCTGCAATGGGATTTGGCTTTCCGCTTGAAGCACTGGGAAGCCATTAAAAAAGCAGCAGAAGGCCGACAGGCACCGTTCCTGATTCACCAGGAAAGCAATGTGATAGTGCGCGCATTTCGTGATTATCTGCGTCAGGATATCGGCGAAATTCTGATCGACAATCCAAAAGTTCTCGAATTAGCCAAAGAACATATTGCTGCATTGGGTCGTCCAGATTTCAGTAGTAAAATCAAGCTGTACAGCGGTGAGATTCCATTGTTCAGCCATTATCAGATCGAGTCTCAAATTGAATCGGCCTTCCAGCGCGAAGTCCGACTACCTTCCGGTGGCTCTATCGTTATCGACAGCACCGAAGCACTGACTGCTATAGATATCAACTCAGCACGGGCTACCCGTGGAGGGGATATCGAAGAGACGGCATTTAACACCAATCTTGAAGCCGCAGATGAAATTGCACGACAACTCCGTCTGCGCGACCTCGGTGGCCTGATTGTCATTGATTATATTGATATGACCCCAGTACGCCATCAGCGAGAAGTTGAAAACCGTCTGCGTGATGCTGTTCGTCAGGATCGTGCCCGTATCCAGATTGGGCGGATTTCACGCTTTGGCCTGTTAGAAATGTCTCGTCAACGCCTCAGTCCTTCGTTGGGTGAATCCAGCCATCACGTATGTCCACGTTGTAGCGGAATGGGAACTATCCGAGATAATGAATCCCTGTCATTGTCCATCTTGCGTTTGATTGAAGAAGAGGCGCTGAAGGAGAATACCCAAGAGGTTCACGCCATTGTTCCGGTACCTATCGCCTCTTACCTGCTGAACGAAAAACGTGATGCCGTAAACGCAGTTGAAAAACGACAAGGCGGTGTGCGCGCAATTATCGTTCCGCACGATGGCATGGAAACACCACATTATTCTGTCGTCCGCGTTCGCAAAGGCGAAGAGAAGCCGACGCTCAGCTACCTGCTTCCCCAATTGCTGGAAGCTGAAACTCAGCAGGCACTGGAAGAACAACAACCTATTGAACGGAAAATACCGGAACAACCCGCACTGACAACCTTTACCATGCCGGACATTCCACTTTCTGAGAAAAAAGTGCCAGCGGTCTCCCCGGCGACATCATCTGAAACCAACTCAGCACCTACTGAACCTGGTTTATTCGGTCGGCTGTTCGGTGCATTGAAAGGTATTTTCGCTTCTCCTGCTACCGAGACGGATAAGAAAGAAGATATCGTACCTGTTGTTACTGAAGAACCACGCCAGGAGCGTCGGAATAACAGCCGTCGCCAGTCCAGCAATCGCCGTGACAGAACTCCCCGCGAGAACAGAGAACCGCGTGAAGATCAGCGCCGGAATAAGCGCGTACAGAACGTCGTATCCGATGATGACCAAAACCAAAGTGGTACTGCTGCTGTAACGACTGAAAAAGCACCTCATGATGAACAGCGTCGTGAACAACGAGCAGATCGTCAGAAACGTCGACAGGAAGAAAAACGGCCGACACAACCAGAAGTCAAAGCGCTAGATACTACTGTCGAGAGTGCAGAAGAGACCTCCCCATTGGCGGAACAGGATAAGCCAGCTCCGGTAATGCAACGTCGTCAGCGTCGTCAGTTAACGCAAAAAGTCCGTGTTCGTGATGTATCTACCACGGATGATGTTGTTGATACGTCAATCGGTATTATTGAGGAAGTTTCTCTGGTGCTGCCCCGCCAGGCTGATGTGGAAGAAGCAACGGTTGAAGTCGAAGGTAATTCTAATGGAGTGGAAAACCATCAGATCACAGAAACTAATCGTGGTGGTACCACTGGTGAAAATGGGATGCCACGGCGTTCACGCCGCTCTCCTCGGCATCTACGCGTCAGCGGACAACGCCGTCGCCGCTATCGTGATGAGCGTTATCCGGTCAGTTCCCCTATGCCATTGGCCCAGGCTGCATCTGCACCTGAAATAGCATCAGGAAAAGTCTGGATTAAATATCCTGTAGCACAACCTCAATTGCCTGAAGTTCCTGAGGAACAGATACAGGACGTGGTGCCTTCATCTGAATTACCCTTGTTACCGGTAGCAGCGGCTACAGAAAATACGCTCGCGACTGAAACTATTGTGACGGAAACATCCCACGACATGTCACCAGAAGTTAAGTCTGTAGCCACTGAAGCTGAGGTAAATACGATAATTGCACCAGAAGAAGCAGTTAGCGCACAATCGCCATCACCGCTGGAAACACATGTCTCACACGATGTATCCCCGGCTCTTGAAACTGACATTAACATTATTGAAGAAGTCGCCGCGCTGACTCAAGAGACATCTTCAGATGTTGCTGTTCAGCCAATCGTCGAGGAAATGCAGGAAGTGGTGCCGTTATCTCCACAGATAATCGACGTTCAGCCTGTTGCTGAGCAACCAGAACCTTATGTCGCAGCACCTCAGTCTGCACCATCACCCGTCATTGAACAGCATGATGCCGATGATAAGTCACATTATCATCATGCAACTGCACCGATGACAAAAGCACCAGCTCCCTCTTATGTGCCTGACACGCCAAAATTGAGTGACTGGCAACGCTCAGGCTATCATTTTGATGGTAAAGGATCAGCGGGTGGCCATGCCGCAGCTAATCAGGCTAGTGTACCGGCGACAAAGCCATCATCAACGACTGAAGACTGA
- the fabG gene encoding 3-oxoacyl-ACP reductase FabG, whose amino-acid sequence MIFDGKIALVTGASRGIGRAIAEVLVARGAKVIGTATSEKGAADISAWLGEKGKGYLLNVADAASIESVLADIHAEFGDIDILVNNAGITRDNLLIRMKNDEWQDVLDTNLSSVFRLSKAVLRTMMKKRFGRIITIGSVVGSSGNPGQANYAAAKAGLIGFSKSLACEVASRGITVNVVAPGFIETDMTRALTDEQRAGILADVPANRLGDAKEIASAVAFLASDEAGYITGETLHVNGGMYMI is encoded by the coding sequence ATGATTTTTGACGGAAAAATTGCTCTGGTTACCGGAGCCAGTCGAGGAATTGGACGGGCCATCGCTGAAGTATTGGTTGCACGTGGCGCAAAAGTTATTGGCACGGCAACCAGTGAGAAAGGAGCTGCAGATATTAGTGCCTGGTTGGGAGAAAAGGGAAAAGGTTACCTGTTGAATGTCGCTGATGCGGCTTCAATTGAGAGTGTGTTGGCAGATATCCATGCGGAATTTGGTGATATTGACATTCTCGTCAATAATGCCGGTATTACTCGAGATAATTTGCTGATCCGCATGAAAAACGATGAATGGCAGGATGTGCTGGATACGAACTTAAGTTCAGTATTCCGCCTATCCAAGGCCGTATTGCGTACCATGATGAAAAAACGTTTTGGACGTATTATAACCATCGGTTCTGTTGTTGGTTCCAGCGGAAATCCCGGACAGGCTAACTATGCGGCTGCCAAGGCTGGATTGATTGGGTTTAGCAAATCTCTGGCATGTGAAGTCGCCTCTCGTGGTATCACGGTGAATGTTGTTGCTCCAGGATTTATTGAAACTGACATGACACGGGCATTGACAGATGAACAACGTGCAGGCATTTTGGCGGATGTTCCTGCCAACCGTCTGGGTGATGCGAAAGAAATCGCTAGTGCTGTTGCGTTTTTAGCCTCTGATGAGGCGGGTTACATTACCGGCGAAACATTGCATGTCAACGGTGGCATGTATATGATCTAA
- the rpmF gene encoding 50S ribosomal protein L32 yields MAVQQNKPSRSKRGMRRAHDALTTSAISVDKVSGETHLRHHVTADGYYRGRKVVAK; encoded by the coding sequence ATGGCCGTACAACAGAATAAACCTAGCCGTTCCAAGCGTGGTATGCGTCGTGCTCACGATGCACTGACCACTTCTGCCATTTCCGTAGATAAAGTTTCTGGCGAAACTCATCTGCGTCATCACGTCACTGCGGATGGCTACTACCGCGGTCGTAAGGTCGTTGCCAAGTAA
- the fabD gene encoding ACP S-malonyltransferase yields the protein MKRFAMVFPGQGSQSMGMLSELAEKFPQIAETFAEASAALGYDLWQLVQQGPAEELNKTWQTQPALLTASVAIWRVWQQQGGRIPALMSGHSLGEYSALVCAGVLDFKQTVSLVELRGKLMQEAVPEGTGAMYAIIGLDNELIAGACIEAAHGQVVSPVNFNSPGQVVIAGNKEAVERAGGLCKAAGAKRVLPLPVSVPSHCALMEPAARKLADALEIITFCSPHIPVVNNVDARIETSSEAIRSALVRQLHNPVRWTECVEFMASQGVETLLEVGPGKVLTGLTKRIVSTLTAVAVNDSASLSAALEQ from the coding sequence ATGAAGCGATTTGCAATGGTGTTCCCTGGACAAGGTTCCCAATCAATGGGTATGTTGTCTGAATTAGCTGAAAAGTTCCCGCAAATAGCAGAAACCTTTGCCGAGGCATCTGCTGCTTTGGGGTATGATCTTTGGCAGCTGGTTCAGCAAGGGCCTGCAGAAGAATTGAATAAAACATGGCAGACACAGCCAGCGTTACTGACGGCTTCTGTTGCTATATGGCGGGTTTGGCAACAGCAAGGTGGCAGAATTCCTGCATTGATGTCTGGTCATAGCCTTGGTGAATATTCTGCTCTGGTTTGCGCTGGAGTGTTGGATTTCAAGCAAACGGTCAGTTTGGTTGAATTACGCGGTAAATTGATGCAGGAAGCTGTACCTGAAGGTACTGGTGCGATGTATGCCATCATCGGTCTGGATAACGAATTGATTGCTGGTGCTTGTATTGAGGCTGCGCATGGACAGGTAGTTTCGCCGGTTAATTTTAACTCTCCGGGTCAGGTTGTTATTGCTGGTAACAAGGAAGCGGTCGAACGTGCCGGGGGCCTTTGTAAAGCGGCGGGAGCGAAGCGTGTTTTACCTTTACCCGTGAGTGTTCCTTCGCATTGTGCTTTGATGGAACCTGCTGCCCGTAAGTTGGCGGATGCATTGGAGATAATCACGTTTTGTTCTCCCCATATTCCCGTGGTGAATAACGTGGATGCACGCATTGAAACCTCGTCAGAGGCGATACGCAGCGCGCTGGTTCGCCAGCTTCATAATCCGGTACGTTGGACTGAGTGTGTCGAATTTATGGCTTCGCAGGGTGTGGAAACATTACTAGAAGTCGGGCCGGGTAAAGTTTTAACCGGATTAACTAAAAGAATCGTTAGTACCCTGACTGCGGTAGCAGTAAACGATTCTGCTTCTCTGTCAGCGGCACTTGAACAATAG
- the plsX gene encoding phosphate acyltransferase PlsX: MTRLTLALDAMGGDFGPCVTVPAALQALASSPSLHLLLVGDPVVLIPLLDNVDSSLLSRLDVVPAESVISGDVRLSQAIRNSRGTSMRVALELIKEGRAEACVSAGNTGVLMGLAKLLLKPLEGIERPALVTLLPHQRQGKTVILDLGANVECSSTMLVQFAVMGAVMAEEVLGLTNPRVALLNIGEEESKGLTNIREAAAQLRMTPSINYIGYLEGNELLTGKTDVMVCDGFVGNVALKTLEGVVRMFLSLLKFSSGSEHRQKPSWWLKFLGRWLQKRLAKRFKHLNPDHYNGACLLGLRGTVIKSHGAANQNAFAVAIEQAMQTVQRQLPERIAARLEAVLPKSD; this comes from the coding sequence TTGACACGCCTGACTTTGGCGTTAGATGCAATGGGCGGGGATTTTGGCCCTTGTGTCACAGTGCCTGCTGCATTGCAGGCACTGGCTTCCAGTCCAAGCCTCCATTTGTTACTGGTTGGCGATCCTGTTGTACTTATTCCATTACTTGATAACGTCGATTCCTCCCTACTTTCCCGCTTGGATGTTGTACCCGCTGAATCGGTAATCTCTGGTGATGTTCGTCTATCACAGGCGATCCGTAACAGCAGGGGAACCTCTATGCGTGTCGCATTGGAGTTGATAAAGGAAGGGCGGGCAGAGGCATGTGTCAGTGCGGGTAATACCGGAGTATTGATGGGGTTGGCAAAATTGCTGCTAAAGCCGCTTGAGGGAATTGAGCGCCCTGCCTTGGTTACCTTGTTGCCGCACCAGCGACAGGGCAAAACGGTTATTTTGGACTTGGGTGCCAATGTGGAGTGTAGCAGTACCATGTTGGTGCAGTTTGCCGTGATGGGCGCGGTCATGGCAGAAGAAGTGTTGGGACTGACAAATCCTCGTGTAGCACTTCTGAATATTGGTGAAGAAGAAAGTAAAGGCCTTACTAATATCCGAGAAGCTGCCGCACAGTTAAGAATGACACCGTCGATCAACTATATTGGCTATTTGGAAGGTAATGAATTGCTGACCGGCAAGACAGATGTGATGGTCTGTGACGGCTTTGTGGGTAATGTCGCATTGAAGACTCTGGAAGGTGTGGTGAGGATGTTTTTGTCGCTTCTGAAATTTTCTTCGGGTTCAGAACACAGACAAAAACCGTCCTGGTGGCTGAAATTTTTGGGGCGTTGGTTGCAAAAACGACTTGCGAAGCGTTTTAAACACCTGAACCCTGACCACTATAATGGCGCATGTCTGTTAGGATTACGTGGAACTGTAATTAAGAGCCACGGTGCCGCGAACCAAAACGCGTTTGCGGTAGCTATTGAACAGGCGATGCAGACGGTACAGAGGCAACTTCCGGAGCGGATTGCTGCGCGACTAGAAGCTGTATTACCCAAGAGTGACTAA
- the yceD gene encoding 23S rRNA accumulation protein YceD produces MQKVKLPLTLDAVRTAQKRLDYVGIYTAEQVMRVAESVVSVDSDIEAVLSFSIDNQRLAVINGSADVAVTLLCQRCNKPFKHQVHATFCFSPIINDEQAEALPEVYEPIEVNEFGEVDLLAMIEDEIILSLPIAPVHDSEHCEVSDADMIFGKLPEEAEKPNPFAVLASLKHK; encoded by the coding sequence ATGCAAAAGGTAAAATTACCCTTAACCCTTGATGCGGTTCGCACTGCTCAAAAGCGTTTAGATTATGTCGGTATCTATACTGCTGAACAAGTAATGCGTGTTGCCGAATCAGTGGTGAGTGTGGACAGTGATATTGAAGCTGTGTTGTCATTCAGTATTGATAACCAAAGATTGGCTGTGATTAATGGAAGCGCTGATGTTGCGGTGACGTTACTTTGCCAACGTTGTAACAAGCCTTTCAAGCATCAAGTTCACGCTACGTTCTGTTTTAGCCCGATCATCAATGATGAGCAGGCCGAAGCTTTGCCGGAAGTATATGAACCGATCGAAGTCAATGAGTTCGGTGAGGTTGATTTATTGGCAATGATTGAAGATGAAATCATTCTGTCTTTGCCAATCGCTCCGGTGCATGATTCTGAACACTGTGAAGTGTCCGACGCGGATATGATATTTGGTAAGTTGCCGGAAGAGGCAGAAAAACCAAATCCATTTGCCGTATTAGCCAGTTTAAAGCATAAGTAA